GCGCCGAGCTCCCGGGCCAGCGCGTAGGCCGCCACGCCCCACCAGGCGTAGACCGGCACGACGACCGCGCGGACCAGCACGTCGTTGTCGAGCGGCAGCATCGCCCAGACGAAGAGCAGCATGCCGCTGCCGGGGTACGACGCGTGCGCCTGCAGGGGGACGTACTCGTCGAGCTGCCAGAGGCTCCCGGTCTCGATCCACCGCGCGGCCTGCGGGAGGTTGCCGGCGACGACGTCGAGGTTGAAGAACTGGTTGGGCAGCGCCCAGCGGATGCTCGCGATGGCGCCGACGGCGATCGCGGCGGCTCCGAGGAGGGCGAGCCCCCAGCCGACCGGGTCGCCCGGGGGCGCCTCCGGCGCCGCGGCCTCGCCGTCCGCGGCCCTCCGCACGGGGCGCAGTGCCAGCGCCCCCGCGGCCACGACGCCGGTCGCCACGAGGACCGTCGCCTGCGAGAGCGCCCCGAGGAAGAGCGGCAGGAGGTGGATGGCGACGATCGCCGTGAAGGCGATGAGGAAGCCCGCCGCCAGCGCCTGCTCGCCGCGCAGGTGTGCCATGCGACCCACGACGATGCGCCACGCGAGCAGCGCGGACGCGAGCGCGGGCAGCGCGACGAGCGCGATGCCTCCGACCAGCTCCCCCCTCGACACGCGCGGCAGGGTAGTCGACCGCCCCGGCGGTGGGCGTCACCGCGAGGCGTTCACGAGGCGGCGGCGGCCGGGCGCAGGTAGCGCACGGCCTCGCGCAGCAGGCGGCCCTCGATGAGCCACGTCGAGACGGCCGTCAGGGCGCCGTAGAGCAGGAGCTCGAGGGCCGCCTGCGTGGCGCTGCGCTCGCCCCCGTGTTCGACCAGCCGCACGAGCAGCACACACGCGACGGGCGGGACGAGCGGCGTGACGGCGCGGATCGCGTGGGGTGTGAGGTCGAAGCCGTCGAAGAGCCGCCCGAGGAAGTGGAAGCGGACCACCACGTGGACGAGCGCCTGCGCCCACAGCCCGAGGGCGAAGCCGTCGAGCCCCTCGAGGTAGAGGCCGGGGATCCCCACCAGCAGGAACGCCACCATCGCGGCGACCGAGGCGACGGCCATCGGCTTCGTGTCGCCGCGGGCCCGGAAGTACGCGTCCCAGTTGTAGCCGAGGTGCGCGACGGCGGCCGTGATGCCCATGACCTGCAGGAGCGGGATCGCCTCCTCCCACTTGTCGCCGATCACGTGGTGGACGAGGTCGGGGGCGAAGAGGGCGAGGCTCACGCCGAACGGCATGGCCCACATCAGGGAGAGCCGGTTGGACTTCACGAAGGACTCGAACAGCAGGTCGGTGCGGTCGCGCACCGCGCAGATGGCGGGGTAGAGCGTGCCGGTCATGATCGAGTCGACCTTGTCGGTCAGCTGCGTGACCTGTGCGGCGAGCGTGATGGCGCCGGCGCCCGCGAGGCCGACGGCGTCCTCGCCGCAGATCATCGACGTCTGGGCGATCACCAGCGAGCCGCCGCTGGCGATGAACAGCGGCCAGGAGTAGCTCGCGTAGCTGTGCAGCGACCCGCGCTCGAAGCGCAGGCGCAGCTTGTGCGGGGAGGCGAGGACGGACACCAGCGCCGCGGACCAGGCGCCGGCCAGGAGACCGAGGACCAGCGCCCAGACGCCCATGCCGAGGGCGGCGAGGACGACCGAGGCGACGAGCCCGACGAGCGGGTCGACCGACTGCAGCATCCGCTGGCGGCCGAACTCCATCTTGCGGTAGTAGGCCCACAGCGGCGTCTGCAGGGCGCCCGCCGGCAGCACGAGGAGCGTGACGAGCGCGGGGGCGATGATCCGGGGCTCGCCGTAGAGCAGCGCCAGCAGCGGGGTGAGCAGGCCGAGCGCCAGCGTGAACAGCAGCGTGAAGTACAGCTCGAGCGTGAAGGCCTTCTGGAACGCGAGCTCCTGGTCCTCCTCGTCCTGCTGGATGTACTTGTCGCCGATGCCGACCTGCTTGAGCCAGGTCAGCGTGCCGAAGGCGACGACGATGATGCCCCAGATGCCGTAGTCGTCGGGGTCCAGCAGCCCGGCGAGGGCGAAGCCCTTGAGGAAGCCCAGCAGGCTGATGAGCAGCAGGAACGCGCTGTTGATCAGCGTCCCCCGGGCGGCGTGCTGGCGCAGCGAGCGCCCGCGCAGCTTGAAGCGGCCCTTGTAGTCGCGATCCTCGGCGCGCGCAGCCTCCTCGGTCGCGTCCCCCACGGCGAGCAACGTAGCACCGGGTCCTGGGGTCTACCGCCGGTCCAGCGACCCGGGGTCGCGCAGCCCGCGCGCGTGGATCCGCGCCCACGTGGCGTTCGCGGCGCGCGCTCCCGCCCAGCGCCGGGGGCGCGCGCGAGCGAGGGGGGTCATCCACGCGACGCGGGTCACCGCGCCGCCGACGTTGACCGCCGCCGCCGCGCGCGCGACCGTCGCCCCGCGCCGGCGGGCCAGCCAGGCGTAGGTGGCGTCCTGGGCGCGCTGGACGCGCGCGTCGCCGAAGGCCTGCGTCGTGCTCTGGCTGACCATGTGCCCGACCCGGGCGCCGGGCACGTAGCGGGTCGGGAAGCCGGCGCGGGCCAGGCGCCACCCGAGGTCGAGGTCCTCGGCGTACATCCACTGGTCGTCGTCGAAGCCGTCGATCGCGTCCCACGCCTCACGGCGCACGAGGAGGAACGCGCCGTGGGCCCAGTCCACGCGGCGCTCGCGCTCGGGCGTCCAGTAGCCCTCGAGCCCGAGGCGATCGCCCAGGCCGGGGACCACGCGCTGCAGCCCGAGGTTGAACGCGGCCAGGCGCGGGAGGGTGGGGAAGGGGTGCACCGAGTGCTGCGTGGCGCCGTCCGGGAGGACGAGCCGCGGGGCGAAGGCGCCGTCGTCGGGCGTGCGCTGCGCCGCGTCGAGCAGGGTCCGCAGCGCGTCCGGCTCGAAGACGAGGTCGCTGTTGGCCGGGGCGACGAACGGCGTCGAGGTCGCGCGGGCGACGAGGTTCACTGCGGGCCCGTAGCCGGGGTTGTCGGGCCGCTCGAGCAGCGAGACCCACGGGAAGTCGTCGCGGACCATCGCCGGGGAGCCGTCGGTCGAGCCGTTGTCGACGACCCAGACCTCGGCGCGGCCGGCGTCGGCGTCGGCCCGCAGCGAGGTCAGGCAGTCGCGCAGGAGCTCGCGCGTGTTCCACGAGACGACGCCGATGGCGACGGCGGCGCTCACGCGGCGAGGAGCTCCGCGTACAGCGCCTCGTAGCGGTCGGTCGTGGCCCGCGCCGAGAACGCCGCGGCCCGGGCACGGCACACCGCGCGGGTGCCGGGGTCCTCGGCGAGCTCGAAGGTCTCGAGCAGGGCGCGGGCCAGGTCGTCGGCGCCGCCCTCGAACAGCCGCCCGACCTCCGGGCGGTCGATGATCTCCGGGAACGCGCCGCCGGCCGAGCCGACGACGGGCGTGCCGGTGGCCAGCGCCTCGACGAGCACCAGGCCGAACGCCTCGCCGAACGACGGCAGCGCGGCGGCCCAGGCCTCGCCGCTCATGCGCGCGAGCTCGGCGGAGTCGTCCATGTCGACGAGCTCGACGCCGTCGCCCGCGTAGCGCCGGGCCACCCCGGGGTCGCGCGGCCGGTTGAGCAGCAACCGCGCCCCGGGGCGCTCGCGGCGCACCGCGGGCCACGCCTCCACGAGGAGGCGCACGCGCTTGCGGTCCTCCTCGAGGGCGGCCGAGCAGACGACGGTCGGCTCCTCCGTGCGCGTCGTGCCGAGCGGGAAGCGGTCGAGGTCGACGCCTGGAGCGATCACGCGGGCCTCGTGGCCCAGCCACGTCCAGAACGCGTCGGCCGCGTACTTGCTCAGCGCGACCGTGGCGGCCGAGCCCTCGACGGCGGCGAGCGTGAGCTCGAGGCGCTTGCGCCGCCACATGAGCCCGGCGTGATCGGGCACGCCCATGAACGAGAAGACGGCCGGCCGGCCCGTCGCCTTCGACCACCGCGCCGCCGCCGCCCCGTCGGGCGGGGCGAAGGCGTTGACGACGTCCGCCCCGCCGGCGCGCAGCAGGGGGTAGGCCATGGGCAGGTGCGTGAGGTGGTCCTCGAACTTGCGCCGCCGCAGCCGCCCGTCGGGCAGCCGGGTGACGCGCCAGACCGGGACGCCGTCCTGCTCGAGGCGGTCGGGCCTGCCCCACTTCGAGGTGACGATCCGGGGCTGGTGGCCGTCCTCGAGCAGGTCGGTGGCCAGCTCGTGGACGAAGCGCTCGGTGCCACGGCGCACCTCGGGCCAGAAGCACGGGGTCAGCAGGTCGACGCGCAAGGCGGCGCGGACCCTAGAGGGTCAGGCGACGACCACGCGCAGGAGCGCCGCCAGCCGCGCGGCCTCGCGGCGCGCGTCGCAGTGCTCGGCCACGAACGTCCGGCCGGCGAGTCCCATGGCGTGGCGTCGGGCCGGGGGCAGCGCGAGCAGCTCGTCGAGCGCGTCGGCCAGGGCGGCGGGGTCGTGTGGGGGGACGAGGCGGCCCCAGCCGTCCCGCACGACCTCCGGCAGCCCCACCTCGTCGGTGGCGACGACCGGCACCGCGAGGGCCAACGCCTCCTTGACGACCACGGGCATGGAGTCCCGATCGCCGTCGGCCGCGACGACGCACGGCATCGCCAGCAGGTCGTGCTCGGCCACGAGGGCGGGGACGTCGTCGTGGTCGATCGCGCCGACGAGCTTCGCCCCCGGGATGCCGGCGGCGAGCGCCTCGAGCTCGTCGCGCAGGGGACCGTCCCCGGCGATCGTCAGGCGGTCCAGCGGCCGGCCGCGCCCGGCCAGGAGCGCCGCGGCGCGCAGCAGGTCGGCGAAGCCCTTCTTCTCCACGAGGCGCCCGACGGCGACGACGGACCGCCCGCCGTCGGCCGGCGCGTCGCGCGGGCGCAGGGCGTCCGGGTCGATGCCCATGACGACGACCTCGACCCGCGCCGCCGGGGCCACCTCGCGCAGCGTCCGGGCGGTGTAGGCGCAGCCGGTCGTCGCCAGCGCGGCGTGCTCGAGCTTCTCGTGGAGGTTCGCGGGGGTGACGTAGATGTCGTTGGCGTGCGCGGTGACGCTGTAGGGGACGCCGAGCAGCCGGTGCAGCCGCAGCGCCTCGAGCGCGGCCGACCAGGCGAAGTGCGCGTGCAGGACGATGCCGTCGCCGTCGCGCGCCACCCGGCGCGCGGCCGGGGCCAGCCAGCGCAGGGGCTGCACCTGCTCCTGGCGCCGCCAGCGCCGCCGGGCGGCGAGGTCGCGCACGCAGCCGAGCGGGTGCCTGGCCACGAGCCAGGCCAGCGCGCCCAGGCGCTGCGCGGTGGTCTCGTGCTCCCAGACGTGCTCGGCCACGGCCACGTCCGGGGCGGGGTCGGTCGGTGACGCGAGCGCCTCGACCACCACGTCGACGCCGGCCGCGCGCAGCCCGGCGGTCTCCGCGGCGATGAACGTCTCCGTGCGCTGGCCGAAGCGCTCGACGAGGAGGCGGACCCGGCGCACACGTGGATCATCCCAGCCGGGCGGCTGGCATCATGCCCGCCGCCATGGGGGAGGTCGAGGTCACCGTCGCGGTTCCCGTCAAGGACCGCAAGGACCAGATGGAGCGGTGCCTGGAGGCGGCGCTGGCGCTCGACCACCCGAGCTTCGAGGTGCTCGTGGTGGACAACGGGTCGACCGACGGCACCAAGGAGATGGTCCTCGAGCGCGCGCGCAGCGCGAAGGTCCCCGTCCGCCTCGAGGAGGTCCCGGGCAGCGTCGGTCGCGTGCGCAACGAGGCGGCGCGCCTCGCCCGCGGCGAGGTCATCGCGTTCACGGACTCCGACTGCCTGCCCGAGCCACAGTGGCTCACCGCCGGCCTGCGGCCCTTCGCGGACGACGCGCGGGTGGGCATCGTCTGCGGCCCCACGCTGCCCGAGCACGCGCCCGCGCAGGGCTGGGCCGCGACGCAGGACATCGCCGGGTTCTCCGGGCGCTTCGAGACCTGCAACGTGCTCTTCCGGCGCTCGGCGTTCCTCGAGGGCGAGGGCTTCGCCGAGGACGGCTTCGGCTGGGAGGACACCGCCGGCGCCTACGCCGTCAAGCGCCGTGGCTGGAAGGTCGCGTTCGCGCCGGAGGCCGTCGTGCGCCACGACGTCACCTACCCGGGCTTCTGGTGGCACGTGCGCCGCCAGCGCATCCACCTGCAGATCGCCCAGATGGTCCGCGACTACCCCGAGGTCCGCCGCGAGCTGCTGTTCGCCGGGGTCTTCATGAACGAGCGCCACGCGAAGTTCGTGGGCTTCGTCGTCGGCCTGGCGCTCGCCAAGCGCTTCCCGCCCGCGATCCTGCTGACGATCCCGTACTGGCGCTTCCTGGCGCAGTGGCAGATCACGCCCCGGTCGGTCGCCCAGGGCGTGCTCTACGACGGCGCGACGACGGTCAACGTCCTGCGCAGCGCCGTCCGCTACCGGCGCTTCGTCCTCTAGGCGCCGCGCGTCAGACGCGGACCGGCGGGGCCTGGAGCCGCGGGCGGGCCAGCAGGCCGGCGTGCGGCACGCCGTCGTCGCCCGTCGTGACCTTGCGCGTCACGGTGCGCGCGAGCTCGCCCGGCGCCTTGGACGGCTTGGGGTGCGCCTCGCCGTAGGGCTCGACGTAGGGCCGGGTCTGGCGCAGCACCTCGAAGCCCGCGGCCTCCACCATGCGGCGGTGCCCGGCGGTGTTGACGACCCACCACTGGCACAGCTCGTCGTCGAAGCGCAGCTCGGCGACGGGGCGGCGCGGGTGGCGCAGCGTCATGCCCAGCGAGATCTCCTCGAGGCTCATGAACTCGCCGGTGCACACCGAGCGGATGGCCTCGAGGGCGCGGACGGGGTCGCGCAGGTGGAGCATGAGGCTCCCGCAGACGACGACGTCGAAGGTCCCCACCTCCTCGGGCGACAGGTGGTAGACGCTGATCTCGCGCCGCTGGACCTTGGAGCCGAGCGCCTCGTGCGCGGTGCGGAAGCCCTTGCCCTTCTCCGGGCCCGCGAGCTTGGCCAGCGCGGCGCCGCCCTGGGCGCGCGCGCCGGCGGGCCAGTCCCAGTCCTCGTGGTTGGGGATGTCGGTGGCCACGACCTCGGAGGCGCCCCGGCGCTCGAGCTCCCACGCGAGGAAGCCGTCGTAGGTGCCGACGTCGAGGCAGCGCTTGCCCCGGACGTCGGGCCACGGGAACTTGTCGATCAGCCCGCGCAGGTCGAACGCGCCGGGCGTCGTGACCCCGCCGGGGAGGTCGATCGTGTGGTACCAGAGCGGGACGGCATCGACGGCCGCGCGCACGTCCATCGCGGTGGTGCTCATCGGTCCTAGGCCTCCTTGCGCAGCCGCAGGTAGCAGAACTGGGTGCCCTCGCCGAGGAGGAGCTCGATCGTCAGGCCGCCGTCCGCGACGGCCTGGCGCAGGCGGTCGAGGTCCACGGCGGAGCCGCGCCACGCGGGGTCGCGCTGGCCCTTGGGCGCGAGGCCCAGGGCGGTGCGCAGCCGCGACGGCGGCTTGTAGGCGCCCTCGTGGATGGCGGGGTCGTTGGAGACCTGGAAGGCCGCCCAGCCGCCCGGCCGCAGCACCCGGCCCATCTCGCGGATGTAGCCGTAGGTGATCTCGGGGTCCGGGATGTGCTGGAAGACGACGTGGGAGACGATGCCGTCGGCGCTGCGGTCGGCGATCGGGCCCAGCGACGTGCCGTCGCCGTGGTGCCAGGTGACGTTCGTGAGGTCCTTGTGGTGCTCGCGGGCCTGGGCGAGCATCTCCTCGGAGACGTCGATGGCCTGGACCGACTTCGCGCGGCCGGCGAGGACGCGCGTGAGGCGCCCGACGCCGCAGCCGATGTCGACCACGTCCTCGTCGGGGCGGACCTCGACCTCGGTCTGGCGCAGCAGGTCGTCGAGCTGGCGCTCGCCCTCGGCGAAGAACCGCTCGGGGGTCTGCTTGCGGTACTCGCCGGTGTTGTCGACGAAGTAGAAGGCGTCTTCCTTGGCGCGCGCGTCCCAGAAGCGGCGCATGTGGTCGGCTTGCTGCGTCGGCTCCCCCATGGCGGCCGGGAAGCGTAGAGCACGGGGTAGGGTCCCGCGCCGATGTCCGTGCGCGTCAGCGTGATCGTCCCCGCCCGCGACGCGCAGGCGACCCTCGGCGCGACGCTGCGCGCGCTCGAGGCCCAGGACCTGGGCGAGCCGTTCGAGGTCGTGCTCGTCGACGACGGCTCGCGCGACGCGACGCGGGCGATGGCGCAGGCCTCGCCCGTCGTCACCCACGTGTTGCCCGGCACCGCCTCCGGGCCCGCCGCGGCGCGCAACCTCGCCGTCTCGCGCGCGACGGGCGAGGTGCTGGCCTTCACCGACGCCGACTGCGAGCCCGAGCCGGGCTGGCTGCGCGCCGGCCTCGCCGCGCTCGACGCGGGCGCCGACGTCGTGCAGGGCAAGGTCACGCCGCCCCCCGACGCCCGGCCGGGCCCGTTCGACCGCACCGTCGGCGTGGGGCAGCTCTCCCACCTCTACGAGACCGCCAACCTCTTCGTGCGCCGCGCGTGGTTCGACCGGGTCGGCGGCTTCGAGGAGGGCTGGCTGCTGCCGGGGCGCTCGAAGGAGCTCGGCGAGGACGTGTGGCTGGGCTGGCGGCTGCGGCGCGCGGGGGCGCGGATCGCCTACGACCCGGCGCCGCTCGTGCGCCACGCGGTCTTCCCACGCGGGCCGGGCGGCTACGTCGCCGAGCGCGCGCGGCTGCGCTACTTCCCCGAGATCGTGCGACGCATCCCGGAGATGCGCGAGGTCTTCTGCTGGCACCGCGTCTTCCTCAACCGCCGGACCGCGGCGTTCGACCTCGCGGTGGCGGGCCTCGCGGCCGCCGCGGTGACCCGCCGCCCGTGGCCGGCGCTCGCGGCGGCGCCCTACGCGCGGACGGCCTGGCGTCACGCGTCCTTCCGGGGCGGGCGCCGTCGCGGCCCGCTCGTCCTGGCCGTCGACGTCGCCGCCGACGCGGTCGGCCTGGGCGCCATGGCGCTCGGCAGCATGCGGTACCGCGCGCCGCTCGCCTGAGCTACCCTGCCGCGCCGTGGGGATGGGGAAGCAGGTCGACCGGCCGGGCCTCGTCATCGGGGGCGACGCGCTGCGCGGCATCGGCATGATGTGCGTGATGCTGTTCCACGCCGCCGCGGCCACGGCGGCGAACGTCTCCCAGGAGGCGGCGATGAACCCGGTCGACGCGTTCGGCCCGGTCATCGGGCACGTGATCTTCCGCCTGGACCCGGTGGTCTGGTGCTTCTTCGCGCTGTCGGGCTACCTCGTCGGCGGCTCGTTCGTCCGGGCCTGGGTCGAGGGCAAGCCGTTCCCGAAGTTCGGCAAGTACGCCGGCCGGCGCCTGCGGCGCATCCTGCCGGCGTTCTGGGTCTCCGTCGCGGTCCTGTACCTGATCTACGGCGGCTTCGGGGCCTCCAAGCAGGAGCTCGCGTTCGTCTGGTTCTTCGCGCAGACCTACGACCGATCGGGCTTCGAGGCGGTCTTCGTCCAGGGCTGGACGGTCGGCGCCGAGATGCTGTTCTACTTCGGCCTGCCGCTCATCGCGTTCGCGATCTCGCGCCTGGGGCTGGTGCGCGGGACGCGCGAGGGTCGCCTGCGCTTCCTGCTCGTGGTGCTCGCCGTCATCACGGTCGCGTCGCTGGCCGTGCGCATCAACAGCGAGCCCGGCGGCGAGGTGGGCCGCAGCCTCTTCGCCGTCCTGTGGTGCTTCACGCCCGGCCTCGCCATGGCCGCGCTCGAGAAGGACCTGCGCGCGAAGCTCGTGGGCACCCGGCTGGGCAAGCAGGTCGCCCTCGCGCTCAGCGCCATCGCCGTCGGCTCCTGGGTGTCCTACTACGTGACCTTCGACCACAGCGGCACCTTCTGGGGCGAGCTGCAGTCGTTCCTCATCGCCGCGTCGGTCCTGCCGGCGCTGATGGTCTCCCAGTGGGCGTGGGGCGCGCTGCCGGCGGTCATCGACAACCCGGTCAACCACGCGCTGGGCAAGTGGTCCTACGGCTTCTACCTCGTGCACGTGGCGATCGTGCGCGAGCTCGCGCTCAACCTGCCCGACAGCCTCGGCGCGACCGAGGCGCTCTTCTACGTCGCCGGCATCACGGCGGTGAGCGGCCTCAGCCTCGCGGCGCTGTCGTGGTGGCTGCTGGAGGAGCCGTTCATCGAGCGCCGGCTGCCGCGGATGCCGTGGCAGGCCGTGCGCGAGGCGGCCGAGCCACCCCAGCCGCCGGCCGAGGAGCCCAAGGCCGCGGCCGCGAGCGCGGCCGCTCGCTAGACCATCGGGCTGCGGTGCTTCACCGCGCCCGACACCACGGCGGCGATCTCGACGGCCTCGCCAACGGCCTTGTCGGGCAGCTCGAGGACGTTGCGGATGCGCCCGCGCGGGTTCGAGCGGCCCTGGGGCATCGTGTGGATGACCCACGGCAGCGCGAGCAGCCCCCACAGCGGGTTGCGGAACGAGCGCACCGCGCCCAGCACCGCCACTGGGAACCACAGGTGGGTGCGCTTCCAGAAGACGTAGAAGGTGAGGTCCTTGCGCAGGTGCGGGTGGCGCTTGAACAGGACCGGGAGGTCCTTCCAGCGCCAGCGCCGCTTCATCGCGCCCCACCAGCTCGACTCGAGCACCGCGTGGTACGTGAGGACCTCCGGCGCGCCGACGTACGGCGTGCCCGCCGCCCGGCAGCGCAGCGCGAGGTCGGTGTCCTCGCCGGTGTACGTGTCCTCCTCGAAGCCGCCGGCGGCCTCGAGCACGTCGCGGGGGTAGAGGATGTTGCAGCACTCCGCCCACGGCGTCGGCGGGTGGATGAGCTGCGACGTCCAGTGCGGGGCCAGCAGGAGGTTGGCCTCCCGCGGGTCCTTCTGCGTCGCGCCCTGGACGATCGCGCCGGGGTTGGCCTGCGCCGCCGCCAGCGCGTTGGCCACCCAGTCCTCCGGCGGGCGGCAGTCGTCGTCGGTGAAGGCGATGACCGGCGCCCGAGCGATGCGCCAGGCCGCGTTGCGATTGCGCCCTGGGGGCGCGGTCCCGGGCGCGGACGCGACGTGGCGCAGCGTGCCGTCGGCCGCCAGCGGGTGGGAGTGCAGCAGCTCCTCGGTCTCCGGACCGGCGGAGTCGTGGCCGACGACGACCTCCCAGCGGCCGCGCTCGAGCGTCTGCTCGGCCAGCGCGTTGAGCAGCCAGCGCAGGCGCAGCGGCCGGTCGTGGGACGGGACGACCACGGAGATCTCGGGGGTGCGCTGCGCCATCGGCGCGCCATCATGCCAGCCGCCACTAAGGTCCCGCCGCCGATGCCCCGACCGCCCGTGAGCGTGGTGCTGCCCTTCCACGGCACGACGGCCGATGCCGAGGAGGCACTGGCCGCGCTGCGCCGTCTGGACCTGCGCGAGGAGGACGAGGTCCTCGTCGTGGACAACACGGGCAAGGGCGTCGTCCCGCAGCGCGACGGCGTGCGCGTCGTCGACGCTCCGCGCGAGCCGTCGTCCTACTACGCGCGCAACGAAGGCGCCGCCGTCGCGCGCCACGAGTGGCTGCTGCTGCTCGACGCCGACTGCGTGCCGCGGCCTGACCTCGCCGACCGCTACTTCGACGAGGAGCCCGACGAGCGCTGCGGCGCGGTGGTGGGGGAGGTCGAGGCCGTCGAGGGCCAGACCGCGCTCGTCGCCCGCTACGCGCGATCGCGCGGCCACCTTGGCCAGAAGATGCACATGGAGTGGCCGTTCCGGCCCTGGGGCGTGACGGCGAACATGCTCGTGCGCAAGGCCGCCTGGGCCAGTGTCGGCGGCTTCCAGGAAGGCGTGCGCTCCGGCGGGGACACCGAGTTCTCCTGGCGGCTGCAGGACGCGGGCTGGACGCTCGAGTACCGCCCGCAGGCCGCCGTCGCCCACGCCCACCGCGAGTCGGTCAAGGCGCTGGCCCGTCAGGCCGCCCGCTACGCCGCGGGCCGGCGCTGGGTGATGTCGCGCTACCCCGGCTCCTTCGAGCGTCCGACGATCGCGCGAGACCTCGCCCGCTGCGCCGCGGGCATCGTCGTGTGGACGCTCACGCTCCAGCCCCAGCGCGCGCTGTTCAAGGCGCTCGACGGCGTGTACGTCACCGCGCGCTGGCCTGCCTTCCTGCTGAGCAACACGCCGCCGGGCTCGCAGACGGTGCCGCGAGCGGACATCGCCGTCGTCGCCGGCGCCTTCCCGGCGCAGGACGATCCCGCGCCGCTGGCAGTCATCGACGAGCAGAGCGCGCCGACGCTCGTCGATGCCCAGGCCAGGCCTGTGCGGGTGGACCGCGCCGCCGCGCGCCGCCTAGCCATCCGCTACGCGGAGGACGACGGCCACCTGCGCCGCGTCGAGGGCCTCGCGCGACTTGCGGCGCGACCTTGGACGCTGCTGCGAGCCCGGCGCGCCGTGGACGGCTTCGGCGCACTGCTCGCCCTCGCACCACGCGCTCACAGGCTGCGCCTCGCCGGCGTGCGCCGCATCGTGGCCGCCACGTCGCAGGACGAGCCTACGGCGAGAGCGCTGCGGCTGCTGACCGGCGCACACTAGCCGCCTAGTGCTCTAGCTTCCGGCCGGATGGTCCGGAGGAGGGTCGCAAAGCGGCTGGGCGCCGCCGTCGCCGTGGCAGCGATCATCGGCGCGCCCGCTGCGGCGTCGGCCAAGCCGATCGTGCGCGCGTCCGCCAGCGCGAAGACGCTGGGTCCGCGCATCCCCAACTCCTTCTGGGGCTATTCGTTCGAGTACGAGAACGTCCTGCAGAACCTCGGCTCGCCACAGCTCGGCGTCAACACCGCGCTCGTCGGGCTCTTCCGGGACATCGCCGCGCGTGGCGGCGGCCCGCCGGTGCTGCGCTTCGGTGGCGGGTCCCAGGACCTCGCATGGTGGAACCCGACGCACGCGCCGTCGACGCCCGACCTGCGCTTCAACATCGACGAGCCCTTCCTGACGTCCGTGCGCCAGTTCCTCGACGCGAGCGGCTCCAAGCTGGTGTTCGGGCTCAACCTGGCCAACGGCAACCCGCAGCTGGCGGCCGACGAGGTGCGGGCGGTGGACGCGCTGCTCGGTCCGGGCCGCGTCGCGGGCTACGAGCTCGGCAACGAGCCCGACTTCTACCCCGACCGCATCCACTTCAAGGCGCCGGACGGCAGCATCGTCTACTCGCGGCCCCGGAGCTACGGGCCGCGCGAGCACGGCCTCGAGTTCGACCGCGCTCACGCCGCGGTGGCGGCCACCGGCACGCGGGTGCCGATCGGCGGGCCGAG
The DNA window shown above is from Conexibacter sp. SYSU D00693 and carries:
- a CDS encoding glycosyltransferase family 2 protein, with translation MSVRVSVIVPARDAQATLGATLRALEAQDLGEPFEVVLVDDGSRDATRAMAQASPVVTHVLPGTASGPAAARNLAVSRATGEVLAFTDADCEPEPGWLRAGLAALDAGADVVQGKVTPPPDARPGPFDRTVGVGQLSHLYETANLFVRRAWFDRVGGFEEGWLLPGRSKELGEDVWLGWRLRRAGARIAYDPAPLVRHAVFPRGPGGYVAERARLRYFPEIVRRIPEMREVFCWHRVFLNRRTAAFDLAVAGLAAAAVTRRPWPALAAAPYARTAWRHASFRGGRRRGPLVLAVDVAADAVGLGAMALGSMRYRAPLA
- a CDS encoding acyltransferase: MGKQVDRPGLVIGGDALRGIGMMCVMLFHAAAATAANVSQEAAMNPVDAFGPVIGHVIFRLDPVVWCFFALSGYLVGGSFVRAWVEGKPFPKFGKYAGRRLRRILPAFWVSVAVLYLIYGGFGASKQELAFVWFFAQTYDRSGFEAVFVQGWTVGAEMLFYFGLPLIAFAISRLGLVRGTREGRLRFLLVVLAVITVASLAVRINSEPGGEVGRSLFAVLWCFTPGLAMAALEKDLRAKLVGTRLGKQVALALSAIAVGSWVSYYVTFDHSGTFWGELQSFLIAASVLPALMVSQWAWGALPAVIDNPVNHALGKWSYGFYLVHVAIVRELALNLPDSLGATEALFYVAGITAVSGLSLAALSWWLLEEPFIERRLPRMPWQAVREAAEPPQPPAEEPKAAAASAAAR
- a CDS encoding glycosyltransferase family 2 protein, which translates into the protein MAQRTPEISVVVPSHDRPLRLRWLLNALAEQTLERGRWEVVVGHDSAGPETEELLHSHPLAADGTLRHVASAPGTAPPGRNRNAAWRIARAPVIAFTDDDCRPPEDWVANALAAAQANPGAIVQGATQKDPREANLLLAPHWTSQLIHPPTPWAECCNILYPRDVLEAAGGFEEDTYTGEDTDLALRCRAAGTPYVGAPEVLTYHAVLESSWWGAMKRRWRWKDLPVLFKRHPHLRKDLTFYVFWKRTHLWFPVAVLGAVRSFRNPLWGLLALPWVIHTMPQGRSNPRGRIRNVLELPDKAVGEAVEIAAVVSGAVKHRSPMV
- a CDS encoding glycosyltransferase family 2 protein, which produces MPRPPVSVVLPFHGTTADAEEALAALRRLDLREEDEVLVVDNTGKGVVPQRDGVRVVDAPREPSSYYARNEGAAVARHEWLLLLDADCVPRPDLADRYFDEEPDERCGAVVGEVEAVEGQTALVARYARSRGHLGQKMHMEWPFRPWGVTANMLVRKAAWASVGGFQEGVRSGGDTEFSWRLQDAGWTLEYRPQAAVAHAHRESVKALARQAARYAAGRRWVMSRYPGSFERPTIARDLARCAAGIVVWTLTLQPQRALFKALDGVYVTARWPAFLLSNTPPGSQTVPRADIAVVAGAFPAQDDPAPLAVIDEQSAPTLVDAQARPVRVDRAAARRLAIRYAEDDGHLRRVEGLARLAARPWTLLRARRAVDGFGALLALAPRAHRLRLAGVRRIVAATSQDEPTARALRLLTGAH